In the Phaeobacter gallaeciensis genome, one interval contains:
- the polA gene encoding DNA polymerase I — translation MSGTQFGKGCHLHLIDGSAFIFRAYHALPPLTRKSDGLPIGAVAGFCNMLVKYIETNTGPDAPTHVAVIFDHSGKTFRNDLYDLYKANRPPAPEDLRPQFPLTRDATRAFNIACKEIEGFEADDIIATLAHQARDAGGRCTIISSDKDLMQLVGGGVEMLDAMKNKRIDSDGVMEKFGVGPDRVVDVQALAGDSVDNVPGAPGIGIKTAALLINEFGSLDELLDRAEEIKQPKRRQTLIEKRDQIELSKKLVQLDCDMVLDFSLDDLELREPDPDTVLNFLTEMEFRTLSARMAKQMGREAPVIPEPTATPAAAAEDDPAEAVPFDAEKYECVRDAEALQVWIDRIRGRGWVAFDTETTGLNEMTADLVGVSLCVEPGEACYIPLTHKAEAGSDDLFGSDALAEGQMDFDTALSMLKPVLEDPAILKIGQNMKYDAKIMARQRGAGFADGITVAPYDDTMLLSYSLHGGEHGHGMDTLSERYLDHTPIPIKPLLGTGKSAITFDRVPIADAVPYAAEDADITLRLWKTFKPQLHREKVTTVYETLERPLSPVLARMERHGIKVDRDTLSRMSNAFAQKMAALEDEIHTLAGESFNVGSPKQLGEILFDKMGIEGGKKGKTGAYATGADILEELATEHELPARVLDWRQLSKLKSTYTDALQDHINPETGRVHTSYVQTGANTGRLASADPNLQNIPVRSEEGRRIREAFVAETGNKLLSLDYSQIELRILAHVADIGTLKQAFADGLDIHAMTASEVFDVPLDEMTPDIRRKAKAINFGVIYGISGFGLARNLRIPRAEAQGFIDRYFERFPGIRKYMDSTVEFAKEHGHVQTLFGRKIHTPEINAKGPRAGFAKRAAINAPIQGTAADVIRRAMVRMPDAIAHLPAKMLLQVHDELIFEVPEAAVEETTETARRVMESAADPAVHLDVKLTVDAGTGDNWAEAH, via the coding sequence ATGAGCGGTACGCAATTCGGCAAAGGCTGCCATCTTCACCTGATCGACGGCTCGGCCTTCATCTTTCGGGCCTACCACGCGCTGCCGCCGCTGACGCGCAAGTCCGACGGGCTGCCAATCGGCGCCGTCGCGGGTTTTTGCAACATGTTGGTGAAATATATCGAGACCAATACCGGCCCCGATGCGCCCACACATGTGGCAGTCATCTTCGATCACTCGGGCAAGACCTTCCGCAACGATCTTTATGATCTTTACAAGGCCAACCGCCCGCCTGCGCCCGAAGACCTGCGTCCGCAGTTCCCGCTGACCCGCGACGCCACCCGCGCCTTCAACATCGCTTGCAAGGAGATCGAAGGCTTCGAAGCCGACGACATCATCGCCACCCTGGCCCATCAGGCACGCGATGCGGGCGGGCGCTGCACCATCATTTCCTCGGACAAGGACCTGATGCAGCTGGTCGGCGGCGGCGTCGAAATGCTGGACGCGATGAAGAACAAACGCATCGACAGCGACGGCGTGATGGAAAAATTCGGCGTCGGCCCCGACCGGGTGGTCGATGTGCAGGCACTGGCAGGTGACAGCGTCGATAACGTCCCCGGCGCGCCGGGCATCGGGATCAAGACCGCCGCGCTGCTAATCAATGAGTTCGGCAGCCTTGATGAGCTGCTGGACCGCGCCGAAGAAATCAAACAGCCCAAGCGCCGCCAGACCCTGATCGAGAAACGTGACCAGATCGAACTGTCGAAAAAGCTGGTGCAGCTGGACTGCGACATGGTGCTCGACTTTTCGCTTGATGATCTGGAACTGCGCGAACCCGATCCGGATACGGTACTGAATTTCCTGACCGAGATGGAATTCCGCACCCTCAGCGCCCGGATGGCCAAGCAGATGGGCCGCGAAGCGCCGGTGATCCCCGAGCCCACTGCTACCCCCGCTGCGGCAGCAGAGGACGATCCGGCAGAGGCCGTGCCTTTCGACGCCGAAAAATACGAATGCGTGCGCGATGCCGAGGCGCTGCAGGTCTGGATCGACCGGATCCGGGGCCGCGGCTGGGTTGCCTTTGACACCGAGACCACCGGCCTCAATGAAATGACCGCCGATCTGGTAGGTGTATCCCTTTGCGTTGAGCCGGGCGAAGCCTGCTATATCCCCCTCACCCACAAGGCCGAGGCAGGCAGCGACGATCTTTTTGGATCGGATGCCTTGGCCGAGGGCCAGATGGATTTCGACACGGCACTTTCGATGCTGAAACCGGTGCTTGAGGATCCCGCGATTCTCAAGATCGGCCAGAATATGAAATACGATGCCAAGATCATGGCCCGCCAACGCGGAGCGGGCTTTGCGGATGGCATCACCGTCGCGCCCTATGACGATACCATGCTGCTGTCATACTCCCTCCACGGGGGGGAGCACGGTCACGGCATGGACACGCTTTCGGAACGGTACCTTGATCACACGCCGATCCCGATCAAGCCTCTCCTGGGCACCGGCAAATCCGCGATCACATTCGACCGGGTGCCGATTGCCGATGCCGTGCCTTACGCAGCCGAGGACGCCGATATCACCCTGCGCCTGTGGAAGACGTTCAAGCCGCAGCTGCACCGCGAAAAGGTCACCACCGTCTATGAAACGCTGGAACGGCCCCTGTCGCCGGTGCTGGCCCGGATGGAGCGCCACGGCATCAAGGTGGATCGCGACACGCTGAGCCGCATGTCCAACGCCTTTGCCCAGAAGATGGCGGCGCTGGAGGATGAGATCCACACCCTCGCCGGTGAAAGCTTCAACGTCGGCAGCCCGAAACAGCTGGGCGAGATCCTGTTCGACAAGATGGGCATCGAAGGCGGCAAGAAAGGCAAGACCGGCGCCTATGCCACCGGCGCCGATATCCTGGAAGAACTCGCCACCGAACATGAACTGCCCGCGCGGGTGCTGGACTGGCGGCAATTGTCGAAACTGAAATCGACCTACACCGATGCGCTGCAGGATCACATCAACCCGGAAACCGGCCGCGTGCATACATCCTACGTGCAGACCGGCGCCAACACCGGACGCCTCGCCTCGGCCGATCCGAACCTGCAGAACATCCCCGTCCGCTCCGAGGAAGGCCGCCGCATCCGCGAGGCATTCGTGGCGGAGACCGGCAACAAGCTGCTGTCGCTCGACTACAGCCAGATCGAGTTGCGCATTCTCGCCCATGTGGCCGATATCGGCACGCTGAAACAGGCCTTTGCCGACGGGCTGGACATTCACGCCATGACCGCCTCCGAGGTCTTTGACGTGCCGCTGGATGAAATGACGCCCGACATCCGCCGCAAGGCCAAGGCGATCAACTTTGGCGTCATCTACGGCATCTCGGGATTTGGCCTGGCGCGCAATCTGCGCATCCCGCGGGCCGAGGCGCAGGGCTTCATCGACCGCTATTTCGAACGTTTCCCCGGTATCCGCAAATACATGGACAGCACCGTGGAGTTCGCCAAGGAGCACGGCCACGTGCAGACCCTGTTCGGGCGCAAGATCCACACGCCCGAGATCAACGCCAAGGGACCGCGCGCCGGTTTTGCCAAACGGGCCGCGATCAACGCGCCCATTCAGGGCACCGCCGCCGACGTGATCCGCCGCGCCATGGTCCGGATGCCGGATGCCATCGCCCACCTGCCCGCCAAGATGCTGTTGCAGGTGCACGACGAACTGATCTTCGAGGTGCCCGAAGCGGCGGTGGAGGAAACCACCGAGACCGCTCGCCGGGTGATGGAAAGCGCCGCAGATCCGGCGGTGCATCTGGATGTGAAACTGACCGTCGATGCCGGGACCGGCGACAACTGGGCCGAAGCCCACTAA
- a CDS encoding 4a-hydroxytetrahydrobiopterin dehydratase: MTEKLSEATRGPLLDPLFAAGWSMVEGRDAITKVYLFAGFDEAFGWMTRAAIWAEKWNHHPEWRNIYNRVWVVLTTHDVGGLSAQDAKLARKMDALFGRGE; this comes from the coding sequence ATGACCGAGAAACTCTCCGAGGCCACCCGTGGCCCGCTGCTGGATCCGCTGTTCGCTGCGGGCTGGAGCATGGTGGAAGGGCGCGATGCCATCACCAAGGTCTATCTGTTCGCAGGTTTTGATGAGGCCTTTGGCTGGATGACCCGCGCGGCGATCTGGGCCGAGAAATGGAACCATCACCCGGAGTGGCGCAATATCTACAATCGGGTCTGGGTGGTTCTGACCACCCATGATGTGGGCGGGCTCAGCGCGCAGGATGCCAAGCTGGCGCGCAAGATGGACGCGCTGTTCGGCCGGGGTGAGTAG
- a CDS encoding GNAT family N-acetyltransferase, which yields MDQARIEIQVLESLSQIAAKDWDACACPEAAEGGRPLDPFTTHRFLLALEQSGSVGRGTGWQPQYLTAYQDGQLIACAPLYAKSHSQGEYIFDHNWAHAYEQAGGRYYPKLQIAVPFTPATGRRLLVRPGAEGIGHSALVQGAVQLAADNHVSSLHVTFCTEEEAQIGSEIGLMSRATQQYHWLNDDYADFDDFLAALSSRKRKTLRKERRQAQAFGGEITCYTGADLRPEHWDAFWEFYQDTGSRKWGSPYLSRAFFDIAHEVMADDMLLVLAERDGHPVAGALNFIGRETLYGRYWGCIEHHPFLHFELCYYQAIEQAIAMGLKRVEAGAQGEHKLARGYLPTQTHSLHWIGDPGFADAVQRYLEAERAAVEEEIEILTDYGPFRKAQVEEQE from the coding sequence ATGGATCAGGCACGGATCGAAATTCAGGTTCTGGAATCCCTGTCGCAGATCGCGGCCAAGGACTGGGACGCCTGCGCCTGCCCCGAGGCAGCAGAGGGCGGGCGCCCGCTTGATCCCTTTACCACCCATCGGTTCCTGCTGGCGCTGGAGCAAAGCGGATCAGTTGGGCGCGGCACCGGCTGGCAGCCGCAATATCTGACCGCCTATCAGGACGGGCAGTTGATCGCCTGCGCGCCGCTTTATGCCAAATCGCACAGCCAGGGCGAATATATCTTCGATCACAACTGGGCCCATGCCTATGAGCAGGCGGGCGGGCGTTATTATCCCAAGCTGCAGATCGCGGTGCCCTTTACCCCAGCAACCGGTCGCCGCCTGCTGGTGCGCCCGGGGGCCGAGGGCATCGGCCATTCGGCGCTGGTGCAGGGCGCGGTGCAACTGGCGGCGGACAATCACGTCTCTTCGCTGCATGTGACCTTCTGCACCGAGGAGGAAGCGCAGATCGGTTCCGAAATCGGATTGATGAGCCGCGCCACCCAGCAATATCACTGGCTGAACGACGATTATGCCGATTTCGACGATTTCCTTGCTGCCCTGTCGTCGCGCAAGCGAAAGACCCTGCGCAAGGAACGGCGGCAGGCGCAGGCGTTTGGCGGTGAGATCACCTGTTACACTGGCGCTGATCTGCGCCCGGAACACTGGGACGCCTTCTGGGAGTTCTATCAGGACACCGGCAGCCGTAAATGGGGCTCTCCCTACCTCAGCCGCGCCTTCTTCGATATCGCGCATGAGGTCATGGCGGATGACATGCTGCTGGTGCTGGCCGAACGGGACGGGCACCCAGTTGCAGGGGCGCTGAACTTCATCGGTCGTGAGACGCTCTATGGCCGCTACTGGGGCTGCATCGAGCATCACCCGTTCCTGCATTTCGAACTGTGCTATTATCAGGCGATTGAACAGGCCATCGCGATGGGGCTGAAGCGGGTCGAGGCCGGCGCGCAGGGTGAGCACAAGCTGGCGCGCGGTTATTTGCCGACGCAGACGCACAGCCTGCATTGGATTGGTGATCCCGGGTTCGCAGATGCGGTACAACGCTATCTGGAGGCCGAGCGGGCCGCGGTCGAGGAAGAGATCGAGATCCTTACCGATTATGGTCCGTTCCGAAAGGCACAAGTGGAGGAACAGGAATGA
- a CDS encoding glycerophosphodiester phosphodiesterase family protein — protein MRPALPAPFLKLPVAHRALHNLAAGRPENSRAAIRAAIAAGYAIEIDLQLSADDQPMVFHDDTLERLTEETGPVRARTAEALCQIPLSGGDGECIPDFAEVLQLVAGQAPLLIEIKDQDGQMGANVGALEQAAVAALQGYDGPVALMSFNPHSVAELARLAPHIARGIVTSAYVPEEWPELPRAVCNDLRNIPDFDRAEACFISHEASDLARPRVQALRDAGVPVLCWTITSPAEEAEARSFADNVTFENYLSPLPS, from the coding sequence ATGAGGCCCGCACTACCGGCCCCGTTCCTGAAGCTGCCGGTGGCGCATCGCGCGCTGCACAATCTGGCGGCGGGGCGACCTGAAAACAGCCGCGCGGCGATCCGCGCGGCCATCGCGGCGGGCTATGCGATCGAGATCGATCTGCAACTCTCTGCCGACGACCAGCCGATGGTGTTTCACGACGATACGCTGGAGCGCCTGACCGAAGAGACCGGCCCGGTCCGGGCCCGCACGGCAGAGGCGCTGTGCCAGATCCCGCTGAGCGGCGGCGATGGCGAATGCATACCGGATTTCGCCGAAGTGCTGCAGCTGGTGGCGGGGCAGGCGCCGCTGCTGATCGAGATCAAGGATCAGGACGGTCAGATGGGCGCGAACGTGGGGGCGTTGGAACAGGCCGCCGTGGCGGCCTTGCAGGGCTATGACGGGCCGGTGGCGCTGATGTCCTTCAACCCGCATTCGGTGGCGGAACTGGCGCGTCTGGCGCCTCATATCGCACGCGGCATCGTCACCAGCGCCTATGTGCCCGAAGAATGGCCTGAACTGCCCCGCGCGGTCTGCAACGATCTGCGCAATATCCCGGATTTTGACCGGGCAGAGGCCTGTTTCATCAGCCACGAAGCCAGCGATCTGGCCCGTCCCCGGGTGCAGGCGCTGCGCGATGCCGGGGTTCCGGTGCTGTGCTGGACCATAACCTCGCCTGCCGAAGAGGCGGAGGCGCGCAGCTTTGCCGACAATGTGACCTTTGAGAATTATCTTTCCCCGCTGCCGTCTTGA
- a CDS encoding RidA family protein, which yields MSIEAKLAELGVTLPEAPAPAANYVPYVVAGDMVYVSGQISADEGGLITGTLGDDMEVEAGQAAAKRCAIALLAQLKAACGGDLERLVRVVKLGAFVNSTADFTQQPQVVNGASDFLVAALGDAGRHARSAVSSPSLPLGVAVEIDAVFQIK from the coding sequence ATGAGCATCGAAGCCAAACTTGCAGAACTGGGCGTTACCCTGCCCGAAGCCCCGGCACCGGCGGCAAACTACGTGCCCTACGTCGTGGCAGGGGACATGGTTTATGTCTCCGGTCAGATTTCGGCGGATGAAGGCGGGCTGATTACCGGCACCCTTGGCGATGACATGGAGGTCGAGGCCGGTCAGGCGGCGGCAAAACGCTGCGCCATCGCGCTTCTGGCACAGTTGAAGGCGGCTTGCGGCGGTGATCTGGAGCGTCTGGTGCGGGTCGTGAAACTGGGCGCCTTTGTCAATTCCACCGCCGATTTCACCCAGCAGCCGCAGGTGGTGAACGGTGCCTCCGATTTCCTGGTGGCGGCGCTTGGCGATGCCGGTCGGCACGCGCGCTCCGCCGTCAGCAGCCCCTCTCTGCCGCTGGGCGTTGCTGTTGAAATCGACGCGGTGTTCCAGATCAAATGA
- a CDS encoding HlyD family type I secretion periplasmic adaptor subunit has translation MSVEKDWSARRPLAIGLLGLLILVGGFGTWAVMSSIAGAVVATGRIEVDRNRQVVQHLDGGIVSEILVDEGDTVAAGETLLRLDAAELHSRLVITEGQLFEMMARRGRLEAERDEAEKITFDPELVALAPERPEVRDLMEGQQRLFLARRDSTAREIEQLEKRRAQINDQIVGIKAQQDSMRVQLELIGEELKNQQTLLERGLAQAGTVLNLRRTEANLSGSLGELLANQAQAEGRITEIDIQILTLGSRQREEAITRLRDLRYQELELAETRRSVLERLNRLDITAPVSGVVYGMQVHTPRSVIRPAEPVLYLVPQDRPLVIAVQVVPTDIDQIFVGQSVTLRFSALDQRQTPELFGKVTQVSADAFEDEGTRVSYYRAEIELNEGELERLPADTALIPGMPVESYIRTKDHSPMAYLLKPLSDYFVKAFRET, from the coding sequence ATGAGCGTCGAAAAAGACTGGTCCGCCCGGCGTCCGCTGGCCATCGGGCTTCTTGGACTACTGATTCTGGTCGGTGGGTTTGGAACCTGGGCGGTGATGTCCTCGATCGCGGGCGCAGTTGTGGCGACCGGCCGGATTGAGGTGGATCGCAACCGGCAGGTGGTTCAGCATCTGGATGGAGGCATCGTTTCGGAAATCCTGGTTGACGAAGGCGATACCGTTGCCGCCGGTGAAACGCTGCTGCGTCTTGATGCGGCCGAACTGCACTCGCGGCTGGTGATCACCGAAGGCCAGCTGTTCGAGATGATGGCCCGTCGTGGTCGGCTTGAGGCCGAGCGTGACGAGGCGGAGAAAATCACCTTTGATCCCGAACTTGTAGCGCTGGCGCCGGAGCGGCCCGAGGTGCGCGACCTGATGGAAGGGCAGCAGCGTCTGTTCCTGGCCCGCCGTGATTCCACTGCCCGCGAGATCGAGCAACTGGAGAAACGTCGCGCCCAGATCAACGATCAGATCGTCGGCATCAAGGCGCAGCAGGATTCCATGCGGGTGCAGCTGGAGCTGATCGGCGAAGAGCTGAAGAACCAGCAGACCCTGCTGGAGCGCGGGCTGGCGCAGGCTGGCACGGTTCTGAACCTGCGCCGCACCGAGGCGAACCTCAGCGGCTCTCTGGGGGAGCTCCTGGCCAATCAGGCCCAGGCCGAAGGCCGCATCACCGAAATCGATATCCAGATCCTGACGCTTGGCTCGCGCCAGCGCGAAGAGGCGATCACCCGTCTGCGCGATCTTCGCTATCAGGAGCTGGAGCTGGCCGAAACCCGCCGCTCGGTTCTGGAGCGGCTGAACCGGCTGGATATCACCGCGCCGGTCTCGGGCGTTGTCTATGGTATGCAGGTCCACACGCCGCGTTCGGTGATCCGCCCGGCAGAACCGGTGCTGTATCTGGTGCCGCAAGACCGGCCGCTGGTGATCGCGGTGCAGGTCGTGCCGACGGATATCGATCAGATCTTTGTCGGTCAGTCGGTGACGCTGCGCTTCTCGGCGCTGGATCAGCGCCAGACTCCGGAACTCTTTGGCAAGGTGACGCAGGTCTCTGCTGACGCTTTTGAGGACGAAGGTACGCGGGTCTCTTACTACCGCGCCGAGATCGAGTTGAACGAAGGCGAGCTGGAAAGACTGCCTGCGGATACCGCCCTTATCCCGGGCATGCCGGTGGAAAGCTATATCCGCACCAAGGATCATTCGCCCATGGCCTATCTGCTGAAACCGCTGAGCGATTATTTCGTCAAGGCCTTCCGCGAAACCTGA
- a CDS encoding type I secretion system permease/ATPase, with product MKEKNIKPGFDELRYVRRRNRGLFWSTGVFSFFVNMLMLTGPLYMMQVYDRVLGSRSEATLVALSLLVVFLYGMMGLLDYARGRILARAGARFQAALDQRVFDAMIRRSAVARDPVAQTGLSDLESIQRLISSPVLGAAFDLPWTPVFLAGIALFHPWLGLLALGGGAVLIGIALLNQLLSRTPLQKANMSGHKANLMSEEIRTEAEMIQSMGMRGAAFQRWQKARTSALKDNIAANDTGGGFTTLTKTLRLFLQSAMLGLGAYLVLQGEMTPGAMIAGSILMGRALAPIELGLGQWPMVQRAMKGWSNLGELLAKVPPEQERTALPQPKALLEVQGLAVVPPGDNKAQLRNVSFRVQPGQAIGVIGPSGSGKSTLAKALTGAWRPAAGTVRLDGASIDQYAPDVLGRHIGYLPQRVQLFDGTIAQNIARLSQEPDAGKVVAAAKKAAAHDMIVKLPDGYDTAVSSGGGRLSGGQMQRVALARALYDDPVFVILDEPNSNLDNDGSVALNQAIKQLKAEGKSVMIMAHRPAAIQECDLLLVIDQGVQTAFGPKDKVLQEMVANHQTIRKARAPGGVQ from the coding sequence ATGAAGGAAAAAAATATAAAACCGGGATTTGATGAGCTTCGGTATGTGCGTCGCCGCAACCGTGGGCTTTTCTGGTCTACCGGAGTTTTCAGCTTTTTCGTGAACATGCTGATGCTGACCGGCCCGCTTTATATGATGCAGGTCTATGACCGGGTCCTGGGCAGCCGCTCCGAGGCCACGCTGGTCGCCCTGTCGCTCCTGGTGGTGTTCCTTTACGGCATGATGGGTCTTCTGGATTACGCCCGTGGCCGGATCCTGGCCCGGGCCGGGGCCCGGTTCCAGGCGGCGCTGGACCAGCGGGTGTTCGATGCCATGATCCGCCGCTCGGCGGTGGCGCGGGATCCGGTCGCCCAGACCGGCCTCAGCGATCTGGAATCGATCCAGCGGCTGATCTCATCGCCGGTGCTGGGCGCTGCTTTCGATCTGCCGTGGACACCGGTGTTCCTGGCGGGGATCGCTCTGTTCCACCCCTGGCTCGGCCTGCTGGCGCTGGGTGGCGGGGCGGTGCTGATCGGGATTGCCCTTCTCAACCAGTTGCTGAGCCGTACGCCGCTGCAAAAAGCCAATATGTCCGGCCACAAGGCCAACCTGATGTCCGAGGAAATCCGCACCGAGGCGGAGATGATCCAGTCCATGGGGATGCGCGGCGCCGCCTTCCAGCGCTGGCAGAAGGCGCGCACGTCGGCGCTGAAGGACAATATCGCGGCCAATGACACTGGCGGCGGCTTCACCACCCTCACCAAGACGCTGCGATTGTTTCTGCAATCGGCGATGCTGGGGCTGGGCGCCTATCTGGTGCTGCAGGGCGAGATGACCCCCGGGGCGATGATCGCCGGGTCGATCCTGATGGGCCGGGCGCTGGCCCCGATCGAGCTGGGTCTCGGTCAGTGGCCCATGGTGCAGCGCGCCATGAAAGGCTGGAGCAACCTCGGCGAACTTCTGGCCAAGGTACCGCCGGAACAGGAACGCACCGCGCTGCCGCAGCCCAAGGCGCTGCTCGAGGTGCAGGGGCTGGCGGTGGTGCCGCCCGGCGACAACAAAGCGCAGCTGCGCAACGTGTCGTTCCGGGTGCAACCGGGACAGGCCATCGGCGTGATCGGCCCGTCGGGATCGGGTAAATCCACCCTGGCCAAGGCGCTGACCGGCGCCTGGCGCCCGGCAGCGGGCACGGTGCGGCTGGACGGGGCCTCCATCGATCAATATGCGCCGGACGTTCTGGGCCGCCACATCGGTTATCTGCCGCAGCGGGTGCAGCTGTTTGACGGCACCATCGCCCAGAACATTGCCCGGCTGTCTCAGGAGCCTGATGCCGGAAAGGTTGTCGCTGCGGCCAAGAAGGCTGCCGCGCATGATATGATCGTCAAGCTGCCTGACGGCTATGACACCGCGGTTTCTTCCGGTGGGGGGCGTTTGTCCGGCGGTCAGATGCAGCGGGTTGCCCTGGCTCGTGCACTTTATGATGATCCGGTTTTCGTCATTCTGGACGAGCCCAATTCGAACCTCGACAATGACGGATCGGTGGCGCTCAATCAGGCGATCAAACAGCTCAAGGCCGAAGGAAAATCGGTGATGATCATGGCCCACCGTCCAGCGGCCATTCAGGAATGCGATCTGCTGCTGGTGATCGACCAGGGTGTACAGACCGCCTTTGGTCCCAAGGACAAGGTACTGCAGGAAATGGTCGCGAACCATCAGACGATCCGCAAGGCACGGGCCCCCGGAGGTGTACAATGA
- a CDS encoding VacJ family lipoprotein: MTFFTRSFATLSALLVSALLLAGCATQDPAAKAAGEIFDPYENTNRAVHRFNLGLDRVAFRPASKGYVAIVPDPMVTSFSHFAENLSMPGQAVNALLQGNLKESGIALARFAINTIVGVGGLGDPASAFDIPPVDTNFGETLHVWGVGEGAYVELPVYGPSTTRDAVGIAVDFFTNPISFAEHNPADNIGVYAEIVRRLGDRGRYSDTVDSILYESADSYAQARLIYLQNRRFELGESSEITEIDPFELDTEGF, encoded by the coding sequence ATGACTTTTTTTACGCGATCATTTGCAACGCTCTCTGCCCTGCTTGTATCAGCTCTGCTTTTGGCTGGCTGCGCGACACAGGATCCGGCGGCAAAAGCTGCGGGCGAAATCTTCGATCCCTATGAAAATACGAACCGGGCAGTGCATCGGTTCAACCTTGGCCTTGACCGAGTGGCCTTCCGTCCGGCCTCCAAAGGCTATGTCGCGATCGTCCCCGACCCCATGGTCACGAGCTTTTCACATTTTGCTGAGAACCTCTCGATGCCGGGTCAGGCCGTGAATGCGCTACTTCAGGGCAACCTCAAGGAATCCGGGATCGCGCTGGCGCGGTTTGCCATCAACACCATCGTCGGCGTCGGCGGCCTCGGCGATCCGGCCAGTGCCTTTGACATTCCGCCGGTCGATACCAATTTCGGTGAAACGCTGCACGTCTGGGGCGTTGGCGAAGGCGCCTATGTGGAACTGCCGGTTTACGGTCCTTCAACAACCCGTGACGCAGTGGGCATCGCCGTTGATTTTTTCACCAATCCCATTTCCTTTGCTGAGCATAATCCAGCCGACAACATCGGTGTCTACGCAGAGATCGTGCGTCGGCTTGGAGACCGTGGAAGATATTCTGATACCGTGGATTCGATTCTCTACGAAAGCGCCGACAGCTATGCGCAGGCCCGTCTGATCTACCTTCAGAACCGCCGTTTTGAGCTGGGTGAAAGCAGTGAGATCACAGAGATCGATCCGTTTGAACTGGATACCGAAGGGTTTTGA
- a CDS encoding MlaC/ttg2D family ABC transporter substrate-binding protein, with protein MNRRMFLAAAGAATITAPSALWALNENSASRLIDNLVTDINRVIASGKSENAMYRDFERIFGQYSDTSYIAAYAMGVDARRASAAQKRAFSDAFQGYISRKYGQRFREFIGGRLEVTGVKRVKKWFEVSTTAYLKGQAPFEVTFLVSNRSGKDLFFNMYIEGVNLLLTERTEIGAILDRNRGDIDKMISELKRLS; from the coding sequence ATGAACCGCCGTATGTTTCTTGCCGCAGCTGGTGCTGCAACCATCACCGCGCCCAGTGCGCTCTGGGCTTTGAACGAAAACTCGGCCAGCCGGTTGATCGACAATCTTGTCACTGACATCAATCGCGTCATTGCCTCGGGCAAGTCCGAAAATGCCATGTACCGCGATTTCGAGCGGATCTTTGGCCAGTACAGCGACACCTCTTATATTGCTGCCTATGCGATGGGCGTCGATGCTCGCCGCGCCTCGGCAGCGCAGAAACGGGCCTTCTCTGACGCCTTTCAGGGCTACATCTCGCGCAAGTATGGGCAGCGGTTCCGTGAATTCATCGGCGGTCGCCTCGAGGTGACCGGTGTGAAGCGCGTCAAGAAATGGTTCGAGGTCAGCACCACCGCCTATCTCAAGGGGCAGGCGCCGTTCGAAGTGACCTTCCTGGTTTCCAACCGCTCCGGCAAGGATCTGTTCTTCAATATGTATATTGAGGGCGTAAACCTTCTGCTGACCGAACGGACCGAGATCGGCGCCATTCTCGACCGCAACCGCGGCGACATCGACAAGATGATCTCAGAGCTGAAACGCCTCAGCTGA